A single genomic interval of Lathyrus oleraceus cultivar Zhongwan6 chromosome 7, CAAS_Psat_ZW6_1.0, whole genome shotgun sequence harbors:
- the LOC127105072 gene encoding PLAT domain-containing protein 3 yields the protein MATKTLFIAILFLFSFSFTNTVRSDSDDDCVYTVYVRTGSVLKGGTDSKIGIKLYDKYGYYIYIKNLVPWGGLMGSGYNYFERGNLDIFSGRGPCLDGPVCAVNVTSEGDGAHHGWYCNYVEVTTTGPHVSCSQEQFTVEQWLATDTSPYQLWAVKNLCHYKLDQARPRIGSSVHDKIGSEFSILNAGA from the exons ATGGCAACCAAGACACTGTTCATCGCTATTCTCTTTCTCTTCTCATTCTCCTTCACCAACACCGTTCGATCC GACTCCGACGATGACTGCGTCTACACAGTCTACGTTCGAACCGGTTCGGTTTTAAAAGGAGGAACCGACTCAAAGATCGGAATCAAACTATACGACAAATACGGTTACTACATCTACATCAAGAATCTCGTTCCATGGGGCGGGTTAATGGGTTCGGGTTACAATTACTTCGAACGCGGTAACCTTGATATCTTCAGCGGAAGAGGACCTTGCCTAGACGGACCCGTTTGTGCCGTTAACGTAACTTCTGAGGGTGACGGTGCACATCACGGTTGGTACTGTAACTACGTGGAAGTTACTACTACTGGGCCCCACGTATCGTGTTCGCAGGAGCAGTTCACGGTGGAGCAGTGGCTCGCGACGGATACTAGTCCTTATCAGCTGTGGGCCGTCAAGAATCTTTGTCATTATAAGTTGGATCAGGCCCGGCCCAGAATCGGTTCATCTGTTCACGATAAAATCGGATCTGAGTTTTCTATTTTGAATGCTGGCGCGTGA